One part of the Tenacibaculum sp. 190130A14a genome encodes these proteins:
- a CDS encoding methionine aminotransferase, whose translation MSKLPNTTTSIFSVMSQLANEHNAINLSQGFPNFSVDKRLLQISERLLVENIHQYTPMIGLPSLLEKIAVLTEKHYKRKLDTNTELLVTSGATQGIYTAINALIGNGDEVLILDPSYDSYEPSVLVAGGTPVRIALNDDYSPNFNRIEETITSKTKLLIINNPHNPTGKIWSEQDMEALEVILDKYPQVILLSDEVYEYISFKHAHISINTRPKLIHKTVIASSFGKSLHVTGWKVGYLVAPEILMKEIKKVHQFLVFSVNSTAQHIISQYLDVVDFNEVATMYNQKRNLFQKALKESRFEVLPSEGTYFQVVNYKDISEKSDIEFAKELTIKHGVAAIPISVFYRDATDKKMLRFCFAKTDETLLSAVDRLISI comes from the coding sequence ATGTCAAAATTACCCAATACTACGACAAGTATATTTTCAGTAATGTCTCAGTTAGCGAATGAGCATAATGCAATTAACCTATCTCAAGGATTTCCTAACTTTTCTGTAGATAAACGGTTATTACAAATTTCTGAACGATTGTTAGTTGAAAATATTCATCAATATACTCCAATGATTGGATTACCGAGCTTATTGGAAAAGATAGCCGTATTAACAGAAAAACATTATAAGAGAAAACTAGATACAAATACAGAATTATTGGTTACATCAGGTGCAACACAAGGAATTTATACAGCCATAAATGCTTTGATAGGCAATGGAGATGAAGTATTGATATTAGATCCCAGCTATGATAGCTATGAGCCTTCAGTATTGGTTGCGGGAGGCACACCAGTAAGAATAGCACTGAATGATGATTATTCTCCAAATTTTAATCGAATAGAAGAAACAATTACATCAAAAACTAAGTTATTAATCATTAATAACCCTCATAATCCAACAGGTAAAATTTGGAGTGAGCAGGACATGGAAGCATTGGAAGTTATTTTAGATAAATATCCACAAGTAATATTACTTAGTGATGAAGTTTATGAATACATTTCTTTTAAACATGCTCATATTTCAATAAATACGCGTCCTAAGCTTATTCATAAAACCGTTATAGCAAGTTCTTTTGGGAAATCATTACATGTAACTGGGTGGAAAGTTGGTTATTTAGTAGCTCCAGAAATTTTGATGAAAGAAATTAAAAAAGTGCATCAGTTTCTTGTTTTTAGCGTAAATAGTACCGCACAGCATATTATTTCTCAGTATTTAGATGTAGTAGATTTTAATGAGGTTGCTACTATGTATAATCAAAAAAGGAATTTGTTCCAAAAGGCACTAAAAGAAAGTCGTTTTGAAGTATTACCTTCAGAAGGTACTTATTTTCAAGTAGTCAATTACAAAGATATTAGTGAGAAAAGTGATATCGAATTTGCAAAAGAATTAACCATAAAGCATGGAGTAGCAGCTATTCCCATTTCTGTATTTTATAGAGATGCTACAGATAAAAAAATGCTACGATTTTGTTTTGCTAAAACAGATGAAACTTTATTATCGGCAGTTGATAGACTTATTAGTATCTAA
- a CDS encoding AraC family transcriptional regulator — MLKTIQIVALIQGLFLLTVLFIKKDMYKRLNFWLLFVTILSLLLHIVGDDDFNLFQTDANWYVFHSPLVVTLFFLLIKYHNTDETNFKRKDFLYFLPYMVFVLLQAMENLPNVNETFPFLIAEGIIGVIMMYFLGSIIQDILKKKKDQWMLIFIVPYSIAYVIDSFSYFFTGEHDAIPFLESYGVIGISALLLYVILFKLVVTPKEILPKGELKEYKTSSLKKANIEAYKIDFLRLMEEEKLFKDPSLTVNQVAKRMNIPRQHLSEVLNVHMKTGFQDFINKKRLEEFVKYLKDDTFNNYTILGIATEVGFKSKSSFNTAFKKHYGMTPTEFKKNMINQ, encoded by the coding sequence ATGTTAAAAACCATACAGATTGTAGCATTGATACAAGGACTATTTTTATTAACTGTGCTTTTTATTAAAAAAGACATGTATAAACGTCTTAATTTTTGGCTGCTATTTGTAACTATTCTGTCATTGTTATTGCATATTGTTGGAGATGATGATTTCAACTTGTTTCAAACTGACGCTAATTGGTATGTCTTTCACTCACCATTAGTGGTTACACTGTTCTTTTTGTTGATAAAGTATCATAACACAGATGAAACAAATTTTAAAAGGAAAGACTTCTTATACTTTTTACCCTATATGGTTTTTGTGCTGTTGCAGGCCATGGAGAACCTTCCTAATGTAAATGAAACTTTCCCGTTTTTAATAGCTGAAGGTATTATTGGGGTTATCATGATGTACTTTCTTGGATCTATCATACAAGATATTCTTAAAAAGAAAAAAGATCAATGGATGTTGATTTTTATTGTGCCATATAGTATTGCATATGTTATAGACTCTTTTTCTTACTTTTTTACTGGAGAACATGATGCCATTCCCTTTTTAGAAAGTTATGGAGTTATAGGTATATCTGCATTATTGTTATATGTTATATTGTTTAAATTAGTAGTTACTCCTAAAGAAATTCTTCCTAAAGGAGAACTAAAAGAGTACAAAACTTCGAGCTTAAAAAAAGCTAATATTGAAGCCTATAAAATTGATTTCTTGAGGTTAATGGAAGAAGAAAAGCTGTTTAAAGACCCAAGTTTAACCGTAAATCAGGTAGCAAAAAGGATGAATATTCCTAGGCAACACCTTTCGGAAGTATTGAATGTACATATGAAAACTGGATTTCAAGATTTTATAAATAAAAAGAGATTGGAAGAGTTTGTAAAATATCTTAAGGACGATACATTTAATAATTATACAATACTAGGAATAGCTACTGAAGTAGGTTTTAAGTCGAAATCCTCATTTAATACTGCTTTTAAAAAGCACTATGGAATGACTCCAACTGAGTTTAAAAAGAATATGATAAATCAATAG
- a CDS encoding phosphatase PAP2 family protein — translation MRRYNKMMFLISLLLHTITSSFAQVSTLSSTQRNHKIMGDILVGAMPALSLGSALIWNENSNETLEFSKSLLGTIGLTYGLKLIIAKERPNGESQNSFPSRHTSIAFVSAASIQKRYGWKLGIPAYLLASYVGYSRIKSKKHDEWDVLGGAAIGIGMNYIFPQSKHNKGFRFSPGLIENMPTIGFRYRF, via the coding sequence ATGAGAAGATATAATAAAATGATGTTTCTAATATCATTATTACTACATACCATAACAAGTAGTTTCGCGCAGGTTTCGACTTTAAGTTCTACTCAAAGAAATCATAAAATTATGGGAGATATTTTAGTTGGAGCAATGCCAGCTTTGTCTTTAGGATCTGCACTTATATGGAATGAAAATTCAAACGAAACGCTAGAGTTCTCAAAATCATTACTTGGAACTATTGGATTAACGTATGGATTAAAACTTATAATAGCTAAAGAACGTCCGAATGGTGAAAGTCAGAATAGTTTTCCATCCAGACATACATCTATTGCATTTGTTAGTGCAGCATCCATTCAAAAAAGATATGGTTGGAAGTTAGGAATCCCTGCGTATTTATTAGCAAGCTATGTTGGATACTCTCGTATAAAGTCTAAAAAACATGATGAATGGGATGTGCTTGGGGGTGCAGCTATAGGTATTGGCATGAATTACATTTTTCCTCAAAGTAAGCATAACAAAGGATTCAGGTTTTCCCCTGGACTCATTGAAAACATGCCCACTATTGGGTTCAGATATCGATTTTAA
- a CDS encoding metallophosphatase, with the protein MKRRKFIKQIGGASVLAATGLTLPSFIGNNQRHITILHTNDTHSHIEPFNKNHNRYANQGGVSRRASLIEEIRNENPNTLLLDAGDIFQGTPYFNFFGGALEFKLMSMLKYDVATIGNHDFDNSIDGLYKQLPNAKFDFVSANYDFKNTVLDTHVKPYKIIIKDGVKIGIFGLGVELEGLVSKKMYKETRYLDPIEITQDITTELKNEQQCDLIICLSHLGYYYKNNPDKISDLNLAKATKHIDLIIGGHTHTFLPKPTIVKNIDGKNMLVNQVGAYGVNLGRIDFYFDEFNNKSSSGTTILV; encoded by the coding sequence ATGAAAAGAAGAAAATTTATAAAACAGATTGGAGGAGCCTCAGTTTTAGCTGCGACGGGATTAACCTTACCTTCATTTATTGGAAATAATCAACGTCACATTACCATTTTACACACCAATGATACACATAGCCATATAGAACCTTTTAATAAAAATCATAATAGATATGCCAATCAGGGAGGAGTTTCAAGACGAGCTAGTCTTATTGAAGAAATAAGAAATGAAAACCCGAACACCTTATTATTAGATGCTGGTGATATTTTTCAAGGTACTCCCTATTTTAATTTCTTTGGTGGAGCACTTGAATTTAAATTGATGAGCATGCTAAAATATGATGTAGCTACCATTGGAAATCATGATTTTGACAATTCTATTGATGGTTTATACAAGCAACTTCCTAATGCAAAGTTTGATTTTGTCTCCGCTAATTACGATTTTAAAAATACCGTTTTAGATACACATGTCAAGCCTTATAAAATTATTATTAAAGATGGTGTAAAAATTGGAATATTTGGATTAGGTGTTGAACTGGAAGGATTGGTAAGTAAAAAAATGTATAAAGAAACTCGATATCTTGATCCAATTGAAATTACCCAAGACATCACTACAGAATTAAAAAATGAACAACAATGTGATTTGATTATATGCTTATCACATTTAGGTTATTATTATAAAAACAATCCAGATAAAATTTCTGATTTAAACTTAGCTAAGGCTACCAAACATATTGATTTAATTATTGGAGGACACACACATACTTTTTTACCTAAACCAACTATTGTCAAAAATATAGATGGAAAAAATATGCTAGTTAATCAAGTCGGAGCTTATGGCGTAAATCTTGGAAGAATTGATTTTTATTTTGATGAGTTTAATAATAAATCCTCATCAGGAACCACAATTTTAGTGTAA
- a CDS encoding 5'-nucleotidase, with protein MKPIHLLYLLLLIISCKKNPQQLTKITAKTIAIDSTINSSHKIDSLIQPYKKKLTSDMQQVLSYASKDFLKEQHSGQSAVGNLLADLWFDSASFIFKEKTDTSIDFALFNYGGIRATIPKGKVTVERAFKLMPFENELVVVTLTGNKVIELVNFFINDKRAHPISKNIELIVNNSEYFLKINGKDFDKNKSYTVLTSDYLQGGGDNMVFFKNPESLVKLDYKARTAIIDYFEKTDTLKAGIDNRVIIK; from the coding sequence ATGAAACCAATCCATTTACTTTACCTATTATTATTAATTATATCTTGTAAAAAAAATCCTCAACAGCTTACTAAAATTACGGCAAAAACCATTGCTATCGATAGTACAATTAACTCTTCTCATAAAATTGATAGTCTAATACAACCTTATAAAAAGAAACTAACTTCTGATATGCAACAGGTATTGTCTTATGCTTCAAAAGACTTTTTAAAAGAACAGCACTCTGGACAAAGTGCTGTAGGAAATCTTCTGGCAGATCTTTGGTTTGATTCGGCTAGTTTTATTTTTAAAGAAAAAACAGATACATCTATAGATTTTGCCTTGTTTAATTATGGAGGTATAAGAGCAACCATTCCGAAAGGAAAAGTAACGGTTGAGCGTGCATTTAAGTTAATGCCTTTTGAAAATGAATTAGTAGTAGTTACCCTTACAGGGAATAAAGTTATAGAACTGGTTAATTTTTTTATCAATGACAAAAGAGCACATCCTATATCTAAAAATATAGAATTGATTGTTAATAATAGCGAGTACTTCTTAAAAATTAATGGGAAGGATTTTGATAAAAATAAATCTTATACAGTTCTTACATCTGATTATTTACAAGGAGGTGGAGACAATATGGTGTTTTTTAAGAACCCTGAAAGTTTAGTAAAACTAGATTATAAAGCTAGAACGGCAATCATTGATTATTTTGAAAAGACCGATACTTTGAAAGCAGGAATAGATAACCGTGTAATTATTAAGTAA
- a CDS encoding PhoX family protein has translation MEYNRRKFLSFLGKASLGVMATPPFLVSCGSTTTPLSSKNISNEDLDRLKKVILKNLAPTDQDDLILTEGLQHHVIVKWGDQISNTDTFGFNNDFTCFIPLNDNNPKDGLLWVNHEYVNPLFVSNFDYRTYRNPMEHRTIEQVNKEMYNVGGSIIRIKEVNGKWEVVKNDPYNRRITAHTPMQLNWDTPIKGKTIAIGTNSNCSGGITPWKTFLTCEENYSDVFGETMYDSDNNPMHKQSNLDWERFYNYPPEHYGWVVEIDPKTGNAQKHIALGRFAHECCTLYELKDKRVVAYTGDDKNDEHLYKFVSSKPHSLKEGTLYVADTINGKWLALDYKTQPILQEHFKNQTEVLIRAREASKLLGATELNRPEDIEIDPITGNILITLTNNKPKNDVHGSILKIEESNGKFDALTFNASTYLAGGKENGFSCPDNLAFDLSGNLWMTSDMSGSSMNRSDKPYMPFKNNSLFVIPRHGENAGKVIRVASAPRDAELTGPWFSPDGKTLFLSVQHPGEQTNDLKHPTSTWPFDKDGIPKSAVVAIQGDLIEKMNNLHKISTLQ, from the coding sequence ATGGAATATAATAGAAGAAAATTTCTTTCCTTTTTAGGAAAAGCTAGCCTGGGAGTAATGGCTACACCTCCTTTTTTAGTAAGTTGTGGAAGTACTACCACTCCCCTTTCCTCTAAAAATATATCTAATGAGGACTTAGACCGATTGAAAAAGGTTATTTTAAAAAACTTAGCTCCCACAGATCAAGATGATTTAATACTTACAGAAGGACTACAACATCATGTTATTGTAAAATGGGGAGACCAAATAAGTAATACCGATACTTTTGGGTTTAATAACGATTTTACTTGTTTTATTCCATTGAATGACAACAATCCTAAAGATGGTTTGTTATGGGTAAACCATGAATATGTAAACCCTTTATTTGTTTCTAATTTCGATTATAGAACTTACAGAAACCCAATGGAACATCGTACTATTGAGCAGGTAAATAAAGAAATGTATAATGTTGGTGGGAGTATTATTAGAATTAAGGAAGTTAATGGGAAGTGGGAAGTTGTTAAAAATGATCCCTACAACCGACGTATTACCGCACATACTCCTATGCAATTGAACTGGGATACTCCTATCAAAGGTAAAACCATTGCTATTGGTACAAATAGTAATTGCTCTGGTGGTATTACACCTTGGAAAACCTTTCTAACTTGTGAGGAAAACTATAGTGATGTATTTGGAGAAACGATGTACGACTCAGATAATAATCCAATGCATAAACAGAGTAACTTAGATTGGGAACGTTTTTATAATTATCCTCCAGAACATTACGGTTGGGTAGTTGAAATTGACCCTAAAACTGGCAACGCCCAAAAACACATTGCTTTAGGTAGATTTGCTCATGAATGTTGTACTTTATATGAGTTAAAAGATAAACGTGTTGTTGCTTATACTGGAGACGATAAAAACGATGAACATTTATATAAATTCGTTTCTTCTAAACCACATTCTTTAAAAGAAGGAACGTTATATGTTGCAGATACAATTAATGGAAAATGGTTAGCTTTAGATTATAAAACACAACCAATTTTACAAGAACATTTCAAAAACCAAACAGAAGTACTGATTAGAGCTCGAGAAGCTTCCAAATTATTAGGAGCTACCGAATTAAATCGTCCAGAAGATATTGAAATAGACCCTATTACCGGAAATATTTTAATCACCTTAACCAACAACAAACCTAAAAATGATGTTCATGGATCCATTTTAAAAATTGAAGAATCAAATGGCAAATTTGATGCTTTAACCTTTAATGCAAGTACGTATTTAGCAGGTGGAAAAGAAAATGGATTCTCTTGCCCAGACAATTTGGCTTTTGATTTATCTGGAAATTTATGGATGACTTCAGATATGTCTGGAAGTTCTATGAACAGAAGTGATAAACCCTATATGCCATTTAAAAATAACAGTTTATTTGTGATACCTAGGCATGGAGAAAATGCAGGTAAAGTAATTCGAGTAGCTTCAGCTCCTCGAGATGCAGAACTTACTGGCCCATGGTTTTCTCCAGATGGAAAAACATTATTTTTAAGTGTCCAACATCCAGGAGAACAAACTAATGATCTCAAACACCCTACTAGCACTTGGCCTTTCGATAAAGATGGAATTCCTAAGTCTGCAGTAGTTGCTATTCAAGGAGATCTCATTGAAAAGATGAATAACTTACATAAAATATCAACATTACAATAG
- a CDS encoding OPT/YSL family transporter, which yields MKHTTKFKCLMFVLLLAVFTLPEQAIYSQETKTQTTVKTQTDSIKENNETKKKKISKGNDDKRNDKIVISGEIIQNISIAFFVIMLTLIILFFYHIRYKNQYLGFQSIKYIGLVLMFPGICILALVGGDKLISGSTLAALLGTIAGYVLSRERDDDGIGNNEQTENLNKQIKSLKEKEAALLKEIETLKQKLPKTKANE from the coding sequence ATGAAACATACAACTAAATTCAAGTGCTTAATGTTTGTGCTATTATTAGCCGTTTTTACGCTACCTGAACAAGCTATTTATTCTCAAGAAACCAAGACACAGACAACTGTAAAAACTCAAACTGACTCGATAAAAGAAAATAATGAGACAAAAAAGAAGAAGATAAGTAAAGGAAATGATGATAAAAGGAACGATAAGATAGTAATATCTGGAGAGATTATACAAAATATCAGTATTGCTTTTTTTGTGATTATGTTAACCTTAATCATTTTATTCTTTTATCACATACGTTATAAAAATCAGTATTTAGGATTTCAATCTATAAAATATATTGGTCTTGTATTGATGTTCCCAGGTATATGCATTTTAGCTTTGGTAGGAGGAGATAAGTTAATCTCGGGATCAACTTTGGCCGCTTTATTAGGTACTATAGCTGGGTATGTGCTTTCTAGAGAAAGAGATGACGATGGAATAGGTAACAATGAACAAACAGAAAATCTTAACAAACAAATTAAATCTTTAAAAGAGAAGGAAGCCGCATTATTAAAAGAAATAGAAACCCTAAAACAAAAATTACCTAAAACCAAGGCAAATGAGTAG
- a CDS encoding MBL fold metallo-hydrolase translates to MGNKLLIRSYNVGCGDCFYVRIPNNDDGFHILIDCGSKEGINSGVLDGSIKHLEEHMLPTVSGSNKKRLDLIVVTHRHEDHIKGFDPKFFKNIEIENIWITAAMNEQHPQAKKTLALNGLVEEEIIKLKKDKVNFSPELRNLVGLYGIRNKGATKALTQELPNKNGISVDYVHAGLVFDHHKLNVEDDTKITVLAPEKDIDHFYLGKDIDRSLKGFTEVADTISKHPKSSQSAKPTNINGADFRTLKARMVSNALAFAVDDSSIQNNVSTVLLIEWCNNRLLFVGDAEWHGEFKAGKKNGSWNVMWKERKDLLNKPIDFLKAGHHGSFNATPWNRDEDSNHEVNQIFDAILPKPLEGEEPTALCLVSTKRKQYVTIPDAELLVELGKRVGNTKNYHKSLRKEDSTFNPETDIYNYSIEEEYTKPPSPREVGEKEWFNNPQPLRTDMESKGRGSKTMFNEIEFVDVEISPK, encoded by the coding sequence ATGGGAAATAAGCTCTTAATAAGAAGTTATAATGTTGGTTGTGGGGATTGTTTTTATGTAAGAATTCCAAATAACGATGATGGGTTTCACATTTTAATTGATTGTGGGTCTAAAGAAGGAATAAATAGTGGAGTATTAGATGGTTCTATTAAGCATTTAGAAGAGCATATGCTTCCAACGGTTTCTGGTTCGAACAAAAAACGACTTGATTTGATTGTTGTTACACATCGTCATGAAGATCATATCAAAGGATTTGATCCTAAATTCTTTAAAAATATAGAGATTGAGAATATTTGGATTACAGCGGCTATGAATGAGCAGCATCCGCAGGCAAAGAAAACGTTGGCTTTAAACGGCCTAGTAGAAGAAGAAATTATTAAGTTAAAAAAGGATAAGGTCAACTTTAGTCCAGAGTTAAGAAATTTAGTAGGATTATATGGAATTAGGAATAAAGGAGCTACAAAAGCATTAACTCAAGAGCTACCTAATAAAAATGGAATTTCAGTTGATTATGTTCATGCAGGATTAGTATTTGACCATCATAAATTGAATGTCGAAGATGATACTAAAATTACAGTTTTAGCTCCTGAAAAAGATATCGATCATTTTTATCTAGGAAAAGATATAGATAGAAGTTTGAAAGGCTTTACAGAGGTGGCCGATACAATTTCAAAACATCCTAAATCTAGTCAATCGGCAAAACCAACCAATATTAATGGGGCTGATTTTAGAACTTTAAAAGCAAGAATGGTGTCAAATGCGTTGGCATTTGCTGTTGATGATTCGAGTATTCAGAACAATGTTAGCACAGTATTATTGATAGAATGGTGTAATAACAGATTATTGTTTGTAGGTGATGCGGAATGGCATGGAGAATTCAAAGCAGGAAAAAAGAATGGTAGTTGGAATGTTATGTGGAAAGAAAGAAAAGATTTACTAAATAAGCCTATTGATTTTTTAAAGGCTGGACATCATGGTAGTTTTAATGCTACACCGTGGAATCGAGATGAAGATAGTAATCATGAAGTCAATCAAATTTTCGATGCTATATTACCAAAACCACTAGAAGGTGAAGAACCTACGGCATTATGTTTAGTCTCTACAAAAAGAAAACAGTACGTTACAATCCCTGATGCAGAATTGTTGGTTGAGTTAGGAAAGCGTGTTGGCAACACAAAAAATTATCACAAAAGTTTAAGGAAAGAAGATTCGACATTTAATCCAGAGACAGATATTTATAATTATTCCATAGAGGAAGAATATACGAAACCTCCGTCTCCTAGAGAAGTAGGTGAAAAAGAATGGTTTAATAATCCACAACCTTTAAGAACAGATATGGAATCTAAAGGAAGAGGAAGTAAAACTATGTTTAATGAAATAGAATTTGTTGATGTAGAAATAAGTCCGAAGTAA
- a CDS encoding aminotransferase class I/II-fold pyridoxal phosphate-dependent enzyme, producing the protein MNIPIFELERVQSLFENTVDYNLTESGFHPYTLNELLTKDEIDGLTNTVLGYGQTNGSIPLRKRISSLYKSTTEENVLVTNGSSEANFIACHTLLERGDEVVMMVPNYMQIWGIAEEMGCTLKSFQLRSEKNWQPDLEELKAKVSSKTKMIALCNPNNPTGYTFTKQEMKEIVDIAKSVNAWIYCDEVYRGAELNGKTIESFIGMYDKVMVNGGLSKAYALPGLRLGWLIGPKDLVADTWAYHDYTSITAGIMSHYIGEIALRPERRQQILDRNRRMLNENLIVVKNWLDEYGDIFEYAEPQSGGMLFIKYNININSTELAEWLRNEKSVFILAGDVYGMDYHFRIGIGERKEYILNGLERIKEALKERFNI; encoded by the coding sequence ATGAACATTCCAATTTTTGAATTAGAAAGAGTACAATCTCTTTTTGAAAATACCGTAGATTATAATTTAACGGAAAGTGGATTTCATCCATATACATTAAACGAATTACTAACCAAAGATGAAATTGATGGATTAACCAATACCGTATTAGGTTACGGACAAACGAATGGTTCCATTCCTCTTAGAAAACGAATCAGTTCTCTTTATAAAAGTACAACAGAGGAAAATGTCTTGGTTACAAATGGATCTTCTGAAGCTAATTTTATAGCTTGTCATACCCTTTTAGAAAGAGGAGATGAAGTTGTGATGATGGTTCCTAATTATATGCAGATATGGGGAATAGCAGAGGAAATGGGCTGTACGCTTAAAAGTTTTCAGTTAAGATCAGAGAAAAATTGGCAACCAGATTTGGAAGAATTGAAAGCCAAGGTTAGTTCAAAAACTAAAATGATAGCTCTGTGCAATCCAAATAATCCTACAGGATATACATTTACCAAACAGGAAATGAAAGAAATTGTTGACATAGCTAAAAGTGTGAATGCTTGGATATATTGCGATGAAGTATACCGAGGGGCTGAATTAAATGGTAAAACCATTGAAAGCTTTATAGGAATGTATGATAAAGTAATGGTAAATGGAGGTTTATCAAAAGCATATGCCCTACCTGGTTTACGCTTAGGATGGCTTATTGGGCCAAAGGATTTGGTAGCCGATACTTGGGCTTATCATGATTATACCTCTATTACAGCCGGAATAATGAGTCACTATATTGGAGAAATTGCGCTAAGACCAGAAAGAAGACAACAAATTTTAGATAGAAATAGAAGGATGTTGAATGAAAACCTTATAGTTGTAAAAAATTGGTTGGATGAATACGGAGATATTTTTGAATATGCCGAACCGCAAAGTGGTGGTATGCTATTTATTAAATACAATATCAATATTAATTCTACCGAATTAGCAGAATGGTTGCGTAATGAAAAAAGTGTTTTCATTTTAGCGGGTGATGTTTATGGTATGGATTACCATTTTCGCATTGGTATTGGAGAGCGAAAAGAATATATATTGAATGGTCTGGAACGTATAAAAGAAGCTTTAAAAGAACGATTTAATATTTAA
- a CDS encoding threonine/serine dehydratase, with translation MINKIDIERTYKIISSGIIETPLIHSPLLSHISGANVYFKLENQQKTGSFKMRGVLSKINSLNKFDFNKLFVASSTGNHAAAFCEASEKFGFKGVLFLPENTASSKVSAIAHYKNVEKIFFGKNSVDAEMKATQYAYENKGILIHPYNDLKIIEGQGTIGIEIKHQLPQVDVILAPIGGGGLISGLCCYFKDTSHVKVIGCQAENASEMYRSVKLNSIVQPSIEKTIADAVAGGIEHDSLTFPIIKEHISGFEIISEINIKRAVAFIANHHQILIEPSAALPVAALLNNKTYKNKNVVLVVTGKKINMELLTEILNKYGNYYS, from the coding sequence ATGATTAATAAAATAGATATAGAGAGAACATATAAAATCATTTCTTCAGGTATTATAGAAACTCCTTTAATACATTCACCTTTACTCAGTCATATATCTGGAGCTAATGTTTATTTCAAATTAGAAAATCAGCAAAAAACAGGTTCTTTTAAAATGCGAGGAGTATTATCTAAGATTAATAGTTTAAACAAATTTGATTTTAACAAATTGTTTGTTGCCTCTTCTACTGGTAATCATGCTGCAGCTTTTTGTGAAGCTTCTGAAAAATTCGGTTTTAAAGGAGTACTATTTTTACCAGAAAATACAGCATCATCTAAAGTAAGTGCTATTGCACACTACAAAAATGTAGAAAAGATCTTCTTTGGAAAAAATAGTGTCGACGCTGAGATGAAAGCAACTCAGTATGCATATGAAAACAAGGGAATTCTTATTCATCCTTATAATGATTTAAAAATTATTGAAGGACAAGGAACTATAGGAATTGAAATTAAACATCAATTGCCTCAGGTAGATGTGATACTTGCTCCAATTGGAGGCGGAGGATTAATATCTGGGTTGTGCTGTTACTTTAAAGATACTTCACATGTTAAAGTTATTGGATGTCAAGCTGAAAATGCTTCTGAAATGTACAGGTCGGTAAAATTAAATTCTATTGTACAACCAAGTATAGAAAAAACGATTGCAGATGCTGTAGCTGGTGGAATTGAGCATGACTCATTAACCTTTCCTATTATTAAAGAACATATTAGTGGGTTTGAAATTATAAGTGAAATTAACATTAAAAGAGCCGTTGCCTTTATTGCAAATCATCATCAAATTCTTATTGAACCTAGTGCAGCATTACCAGTAGCCGCTTTATTAAATAATAAAACTTATAAAAACAAGAATGTTGTATTGGTAGTTACAGGAAAAAAAATAAATATGGAATTACTAACCGAAATACTAAATAAGTATGGCAATTATTATTCATAA